The DNA region CAGTAAACGTCCTGAGCAAGAAGATTGGAGTGGGCGATACCGGACTCGAACCGATGACCTCTTCCGTGTGAAGGAAGCGCGCTACCAACTGCGCCAATCGCCCGTTGCTGCAGGGTTTCCCGTGCTGCGGTTACCGATACTAGCCGACGGATGGCGGCTGACGCACATCGACGCACGGCCTCCGGTGGCCCGCAGCATCCCGAGAAGGGATTCTCAGTTTGGACACGCCCGGAGCCCTCACGTTTTGTATGCGGGGACGGTTTCGGTTATTGTCGTTCTTGTTGCAGAAATGCAGCAGCGAGACTGCGAGAGCAGTTACGCGGATGTGGCGCAGTGGTAGCGCATCACCTTGCCAAGGTGAGGGTCGCGAGTTCGAATCTCGTCATCCGCTCGAAAAGGATCGGGCGCAAGTCCGGTTCATTTTCATGGAGTGAACCCGCACGGTGGATTGGCCGAGAGGCGAGGCAGCGGCCTGCAAAGCCGTATACACGGGTTCGAATCCCGTATCCACCTCAAGTTGAGATCGCAGATCCCAACCTTGGGCGATTGGCGCAGCGGTAGCGCGCTTCCCTGACACGGAAGAGGTCACTGGTTCGATCCCAGTATCGCCCACCATTTGAAATAGCCCCCTCACCGGGGCTTTTTTCATGTCCGCTGCGGTCGCACCGGCTGGCAGCCGCGGGTCGGCCGCACGTCAGTCGGCCAGTGTCACCTCGACGGTGACGGTCTCGCCAGCGCGCACGTACGTGACGTCGATCGTCTCACCGGCTGCCCTGGTCAGTTGCACCTTCGTCAGTACGTCGAAATTCGACGCCGCCTGAGAGTTGATCGCCGTGATGACGTCGCCCGGGCGGATGCCGGCGTCATCGGCTGGTCCTCCTGCGGTGATGCCCTGGACGAACAAGCCGCCCTCGACACCGAAGTGCGCGGCAGACGCCAGCGGGATCGGGATGAGCTCCGCGCCGATGTTCGGGTAGGTCACCTCACCATGCTCGATGAGCTGGTGGGCGAGCGGCATGGCCACGGCCTGGGGCACCGCGAAACCGATGCCGACGCTGCCGGTGCTGCTCTGGCCGCCGGCCCCGGGTACCGAGGAGATCGCCGTGTTCACGCCGACGAGTCGGCCCCGGCAGTCGACGAGCGCTCCGCCCGAGTTGCCCGGGTTGATCGAGGCGTCGGTCTGGATCGCTCCGACCAGCACCGCGTTCCTGTCGCCATCGGTCGGGACGGGAACGTTGCGCCCGAGTGCGCTCACGATGCCGGCCGTTACCGAGCTGTACAGCCCCAGCGGAGCGCCGATGGCGACGACGGGTTGCCCGACGGACAACGACCCCGAGCTGCCCTCCTCGATCACCGCGAGATCCTCGTCGGTGTCCACCTTCAGGACGGCGAGGTCGGTCTTGGGGTCACGCCCGACGATGCTTGCGGGCAACTGGTGTCCATCGCTGAACCTGACGGAGACCGCGCCCGAGGCGGCGGCCGACGAGATGACGTGATCGTTCGTGAGGATGTGGCCATCCTTCGTGATGACCTGCCCGCTGCCGTTGCCGGAGCCCACGGTGATCGTCACGACGGATGGCAGCACCCTGTCGGCCACGGATGCAGCATCGCAGGAACCCCTGTCGGCACTCACGGCCGCGGTGGTGAGCGCGCCGGCGGCGAATCCCACGGCGATCAGCAGCAGCGCCACCACGACGGCGGCGGTGACGACGAGCCAGCGCGGGAACCGGTGGTCTGCTTCCCCCGGTGCTTCGGCTGGATTCGCTTCATCCTGCGCTGGTTCAGCCATCGCTATTCGCTCTGGCCCGTCGCCACGGACTCCGGGATCTCCTGCGGTCGGTACTTCGGGAGTCGGCTGGCCGGAACGATGGCGATCACGCTGATGCCGGCCAGGATCAGCAGCCCGGTCTTGAGGGCGCTGAGGCGCGCTTCCTCGTTCAGGGCGATGGCGGCGTCGACCTGCGCTGAGGAGGCATCCGTCGCGGACAGCACCTCCTCGAGCCTCTCGTTGCTCACGAAGTTCGTGTTGTCCATGTCGACCTGCGACACCAGGGATGGGGGGAGGTCGACATTGCCGGCGAGGGCGCTGATGACGTTCGCGGTGAGGATGCCGACGAGGAGGGCTCCTGCAACGGCCGTTCCGACCGCTGAGGCGAGGTTCTGGGTGGTTCCGCGGACGGAACCCACGTCGCCGGCGAGCGTCTTCGGTGATGCCGTGACGAGCACGTTGAAGACGAGGGTGACGAGGGCGCCCT from Leifsonia sp. Root1293 includes:
- a CDS encoding S1C family serine protease, producing MAEPAQDEANPAEAPGEADHRFPRWLVVTAAVVVALLLIAVGFAAGALTTAAVSADRGSCDAASVADRVLPSVVTITVGSGNGSGQVITKDGHILTNDHVISSAAASGAVSVRFSDGHQLPASIVGRDPKTDLAVLKVDTDEDLAVIEEGSSGSLSVGQPVVAIGAPLGLYSSVTAGIVSALGRNVPVPTDGDRNAVLVGAIQTDASINPGNSGGALVDCRGRLVGVNTAISSVPGAGGQSSTGSVGIGFAVPQAVAMPLAHQLIEHGEVTYPNIGAELIPIPLASAAHFGVEGGLFVQGITAGGPADDAGIRPGDVITAINSQAASNFDVLTKVQLTRAAGETIDVTYVRAGETVTVEVTLAD